A genomic segment from Pleurodeles waltl isolate 20211129_DDA chromosome 9, aPleWal1.hap1.20221129, whole genome shotgun sequence encodes:
- the FBXO46 gene encoding F-box only protein 46 — translation MDQKKLSHIQLWCPRPFGTYSQNKQSIENRSQIKKPSCKPKAEEVEEGAYSENTPPVLAAVPPLQNQVEEGRVLLDTWYVIKPGNTKEKVAFFVAHQCSVGGRASAVKVKGKWGNDSSKAKRRRRSHDPNSRGGDCLCLSARSPCCSSTPESSSSNDDTDLLSVADMVALVEQRTALALQNYSRPCEGNPYAGKPRSVSMVFASNEEENHDDCRTFDSNRVAEAVAYLESQERGGGVKIDNGLSKESGLGTYECMTSSQHSHGEVRISFRISSRDARATSEGSPNYMFKRCGGNGTKSNDKITCDLYQLVSPSRDTLTNNMEFLLPSSGDIANSFEGGSNEPLNMEMTDEVEEASEKQETAPGFSAEQHSDPMCQDCMASFHVDVVVTGVVDQCVFFGKDSTKNMKEETVCLTVGSTPAEALYATCTDPPPGQLFFFQTPKLEDGQNVGNSLMDSQNNNSLGCEHLDVGAASSTQQDTSDTSLCRLYRHVSHDFLEIRFKIQRLLEPRQYMLLLPDHIMVKIFSYLPTQSLAALKCSCHYFKCIIESYSIHATDSKWNRDPLYRDDPCKQCKKIYEKGDVSLCRWHPKPYHHDLPYGRSYWMCCHQTDKDTLGCRVGLHDNNWVQPYDILRDRVKREDGR, via the coding sequence ATGGATCAAAAGAAATTGTCACACATCCAACTGTGGTGCCCCAGACCCTTTGGCACCTACTCACAGAATAAGCAAAGCATTGAGAACCGGAGCCAAATTAAGAAACCGTCCTGCAAGCCCAAGGCAGAAGAAGTGGAAGAAGGAGCATATTCTGAAAACACTCCCCCTGTCCTTGCAGCAGTACCCCCTCTTCAAAACCAGGTGGAGGAGGGGCGGGTTCTGCTGGACACATGGTATGTCATCAAGCCTGGGAACACCAAAGAAAAGGTAGCCTTTTTTGTGGCTCACCAGTGTAGTGTAGGAGGGCGAGCCAGTGCTGTAAAAGTGAAAGGCAAATGGGGCAATGACAGTTCCAAAGCCAAGCGGAGGCGGCGATCTCATGATccgaacagcagaggaggagactgtttgtgtctgtctgcaagatcaccctgctgctcctcaacACCGGAATCCAGCAGTTCGAATGATGATACTGATTTGCTTTCCGTAGCAGATATGGTGGCCCTGGTGGAGCAGCGAACTGCTCTGGCTCTCCAGAACTATTCCCGCCCTTGTGAAGGGAACCCTTACGCTGGCAAGCCTAGGTCAGTGTCCATGGTATTTGCCTCCAATGAGGAGGAAAACCATGATGACTGTAGAACTTTTGATAGCAACAGGGTGGCAGAGGCTGTGGCATACTTAGAGTCACAGGAGCGAGGTGGAGGTGTTAAAATTGACAATGGCTTGTCTAAGGAATCAGGACTGGGTACGTACGAGTGCATGACCAGTTCCCAGCATAGCCATGGAGAGGTGAGAATATCATTTCGTATTTCAAGCAGGGATGCCAGAGCCACCTCTGAGGGCAGCCCCAACTATATGTTCAAGAGATGTGGGGGCAATGGCACAAAGTCAAATGACAAAATCACATGTGACTTATACCAGTTGGTCAGCCCATCCCGTGATACACTTACCAACAATATGGAATTCCTGCTGCCCAGTAGTGGGGATATAGCTAACAGCTTTGAGGGTGGGAGCAATGAGCCTTTAAATATGGAGATGACTGATGAAGTGGAAGAAGCCTCAGAGAAACAGGAAACTGCACCCGGTTTCTCAGCAGAACAGCATTCAGACCCAATGTGTCAAGATTGCATGGCTAGCTTCCATGTAGATGTGGTTGTCACTGGTGTTGTGGATCAGTGTGTCTTTTTTGGCAAAGACAGTACGAAAAACATGAAGGAAGAGACTGTGTGTCTGACAGTCggctcgactccagcagaggcattGTATGCCACCTGTACCGACCCACCACCAGGGCAGCTGTTCTTCTTTCAAACTCCAAAGCTAGAGGATGGCCAGAATGTGGGAAACTCCCTAATGGATTCTCAGAACAACAACAGTCTTGGCTGCGAGCATTTGGATGTAGGTGCCGCTAGTAGCACACAGCAGGACACGTCTGATACTTCTCTGTGCCGGCTCTACCGGCATGTCTCTCATGACTTCTTGGAAATCCGTTTCAAGATCCAGCGGCTTCTGGAGCCACGGCAGTACATGCTTCTGCTGCCTGACCACATCATGGTAAAAATTTTCAGTTACCTTCCAACCCAGTCTCTCGCTGCCTTAAAGTGCAGTTGTCACTATTTCAAATGCATCATCGAGTCATACAGTATCCATGCTACAGACTCCAAGTGGAACCGCGACCCCCTGTATCGGGATGACCCTTGCAAGCAATGCAAGAAGATATATGAAAAGGGGGATGTATCACTGTGCCGGTGGCACCCCAAACCTTATCATCATGACTTGCCTTATGGACGTTCTTactggatgtgctgccatcagacTGACAAAGACACACTTGGGTGCCGAGTAGGGCTTCATGACAACAACTGGGTGCAGCCATATGACATATTAAGGGACAGAGTGAAGAGGGAGGATGGGAGGTGA